The following proteins are co-located in the Pectinophora gossypiella chromosome 7, ilPecGoss1.1, whole genome shotgun sequence genome:
- the LOC126368541 gene encoding trafficking protein particle complex subunit 4 — protein MVIYGVYIVSKSGGLIYNYDHNIPRVETEKTFGFPLDIKLQYENKKVVVVFGQRDGINVGHVLLSVNGCPVSGRTTEDGRDVFDVIEAKENYPLSLKFGRPRATTNEKIVLASMFYPLFALASQLSPVPKCSGIESLVADTFKLSCFQTLTGVKFIVVTDTNMQGSEVVLKRIYELYSDYALKNPFYSLEMPIRCELFDTSLHTLLELVEKSGTANL, from the exons atgGTTATTTACGGTGTTTATATTGTTAGCAAATCCGGTGGTTTAATATACAACTATGACCATAACATTCCTCGGGTAGAGACTGAGAAAACGTTCGGGTTTCCTCTCGACATTAAATTACAGTATGAAAATAAGAAAGTAGTTGTAGTTTTTGGACAAAGAGACGGAATAAATG TGGGCCATGTTTTGCTCTCAGTGAATGGTTGTCCGGTTAGTGGGCGTACTACAGAAGATGGCAGAGATGTATTTGACGTTATAGAAGCCAAG GAAAATTACCCATTAAGTCTGAAGTTCGGGCGCCCTCGTGCGACGACAAACGAGAAGATAGTCCTGGCCAGCATGTTCTACCCACTGTTTGCTCTGGCCAGCCAGCTGAGTCCTGTGCCAAAATGTTCAGGAATTGAATCACTAGTAGCAGACACCTTCAAACTTTCTTGCTTTCAAACATTAACAG GTGTAAAATTTATTGTAGTCACTGACACCAACATGCAAGGCTCTGAAGTGGTCCTGAAAAGGATATACGAGCTGTACTCAGACTATGCTCTCAAGAACCCCTTCTACTCACTGGAGATGCCCATCCGCTGTGAATTGTTCGACACATCTCTGCACACCTTACTGGAGTTAGTTGAAAAGTCAGGGACTGCCAATTTATAG